One stretch of Phocoena phocoena chromosome 10, mPhoPho1.1, whole genome shotgun sequence DNA includes these proteins:
- the GPR62 gene encoding G-protein coupled receptor 62, protein MANATGLNAPEVAASMGLILAAVVEAAALLGNGALLVVVLRTPGLRDALYLVHLCVVDLLAAGSIMPLGLLAAPPPGLGRVRLGPAPCRAARFLSAALLPACTLGVAALGLARYRLIVHPLRPGARPPPTLVLTAVWAAAGLLGALSLLGPPPAPPPAPARCSVLAGGLEPFRPLWALLAFALPALLLLGAYGGIFLVARRAALRPPRPARGSRPRSDSLDSRLSILPPLRPRPPWGKAALAPALAVGQFAACWLPYGCACLAPAAQAAAVEGAVTWVAYSAFAAHPFLYGLLQRPVRRTLGRLARRALPRPPRACTSRAWHPRALLQHLHRPPEGPVLGPSEVPEQARDLAGRESLSMPEAT, encoded by the coding sequence ATGGCCAACGCCACAGGGCTGAACGCACCAGAAGTCGCAGCCTCGATGGGGTTGATCCTGGCGGCTGTCGTGGAGGCGGCAGCACTGCTGGGCAACGGCGCACTGCTGGTTGTGGTGCTGCGCACGCCGGGACTACGCGACGCGCTCTACCTCGTGCACCTGTGCGTAGTGGACCTGCTGGCTGCCGGCTCCATCATGCCGCTGGGCCTGCTGGCCGCTCCGCCGCCGGGGCTGGGCCGCGTGCGCCTGGGCCCCGCGCCCTGCCGCGCGGCACGCTTCCTCTCGGCGGCGCTGCTGCCCGCCTGTACGCTCGGCGTGGCGGCGCTCGGCCTGGCGCGCTACCGCCTCATAGTGCACCCGCTGCGGCCCGGCGCGCGGCCTCCGCCCACCCTTGTGCTCACCGCCGTGTGGGCGGCGGCGGGGCTGCTGGGCGCGCTCTCCTTGCTCGGGCCGCCGCCCGCACCGCCCCCTGCCCCGGCTCGCTGCTCTGTCCTGGCAGGGGGCCTCGAGCCCTTCCGGCCGCTCTGGGCGCTGCTGGCCTTCGCGCTGCCCGCCCTCCTGCTGCTCGGAGCGTACGGCGGCATCTTCCTCGTGGCGCGCCGCGCTGCCCTGCGGCCCCCGCGGCCCGCGCGCGGGTCCCGGCCGCGCTCCGACTCTCTGGACAGCCGCCTCTCCATTTTGCCGCCCCTTCGGCCTCGCCCGCCCTGGGGCAAAGCAGCCCTGGCCCCGGCGCTGGCCGTGGGCCAGTTCGCAGCCTGCTGGCTGCCTTACGGCTGTGCGTGCTTAGCGCCCGCTGCCCAGGCCGCCGCGGTGGAGGGGGCCGTCACCTGGGTAGCCTACTCGGCCTTCGCAGCTCACCCCTTCCTGTACGGCCTGCTGCAGCGCCCTGTACGCCGGACGCTGGGCCGTCTCGCCCGACGAGCGCTACCCCGGCCCCCGCGGGCCTGCACTTCGCGGGCCTGGCACCCGCGGGCCCTCCTGCAGCACCTCCATAGACCTCCAGAGGGCCCTGTCCTAGGCCCTTCTGAGGTACCAGAACAAGCCCGGGATTTGGCAGGAAGGGAGAGCCTGAGCATGCCAGAGGCCACGTGA
- the PARP3 gene encoding LOW QUALITY PROTEIN: protein mono-ADP-ribosyltransferase PARP3 (The sequence of the model RefSeq protein was modified relative to this genomic sequence to represent the inferred CDS: inserted 2 bases in 2 codons; substituted 3 bases at 3 genomic stop codons) encodes MLPPVCVAAAPGELTWRLNPGRPTRLQAKIGSHRPEASLSLALPANGCGACALPLTDNSHGPKRKPQVQHEGSEKKKGRQGAQEEDSFHSTAKALXPTEKRIAXVDPLCTLSCNSGTQVHEDYDCTLNQTNTGSNNKFYIIQLLEEGDCFICWNRWGRVVKVGQSKLSRFMSLEDAQKDFEKKFRDKTKNSWAERDHFVAHPSKYTLXEVQREDEAQEAVVKVKWPEREGPWFVVQQVQPCSLDAATQKLITNIFSKDMFKNAMAGLPWWRNVKKMPLGKLSKQQISRGLEALEAVEAALKAPADRGLSLEELSSHFYTIIPHNFGRSQPPPINSPELLQAKKYMLLVLADIELAQTLXAAPEETKKVEEVPHPLDRDYQLLKCQLQLLDPKAPEYKVIHPCLEKTGSKYSCPALQHSWTVNREGEGDQFQAHDKLGNRKLLXHGTNMAVVAAILTRGLRIMPHSGGRVGKGIYFALENSKSDGNVTGMSCGAHDIGYMFLGEVAVGREYRIAVYEPSLKQPPPGFDSVITRGHTEPVPTQDTKLELDGQRVVVPQGQPMPCPEFSSSSFFQSEYLIYQESQCRLCYLLEVRL; translated from the exons ATGCTGCCCCCCGTGTGTGTTGCGGCGGCTCCTGGCGAACTCACGTGGCGGCTAAACCCGGGCCGTCCCACAAGACTCCAAGCCAAGATAGGCTCCCACCGCCCG GAAGCAAGCCTCTCCCTGGCGCTTCCGGCCAACGGCTGCGGCGCGTGCGCCCTGCCGCTGACTGAC AACAGCCATGGCCCAAAGCGCAAGCCCCAGGTACAGCATGAGGGTTCTGAGAAGAAGAAGGGGCGTCAGGGTGCGCAAGAGGAGGACAGTTTCCACTCCACTGCCAAGGCCC CACCCACAGAGAAGCGCATAGCCTAAGTGGACCCCCTGTGCACACTCAGCTGCAACTCTGGGACCCAG GTGCATGAAGACTACGACTGTACCCTGAACCAGACCAACACTGGGAGCAACAACAAGTTCTACATCATCCAGCTGCTGGAAGAAGGTGACTGCTTTATCTGCTGGAACCGCTGGGGGCGCGTGGTGA AGGTGGGCCAGTCAAAACTCAGCCGCTTCATGTCACTGGAGGATGCACAGAAGGACTTTGAAAAGAAGTTTCGGGACAAGACCAAGAACAGCTGGGCAGAGCGGGACCACTTTGTGGCCCACCCCAGCAAGTATACAC ATGAAGTACAGAGAGAGGATGAGGCCCAGGAAGCCGTGGTGAAGGTGAAGTGgccagagagggagg GACCGTGGTTCGTGGTTCAGCAAGTGCAGCCCTGCTCCCTGGACGCAGCCACACAGAAGCTCATCACCAACATCTTCAGCAAGGACATGTTCAAGAATGccatggctgggcttccctggtggcgca ATGTGAAGAAGATGCCCCTGGGGAAGTTGAGCAAGCAGCAGATTTCCCGGGGTTTGGAGGCCTTGGAAGCAGTGGAGGCGGCCCTGAAAGCCCCCGCAGATCGTGGTCTCAGCCTGGAGGAGCTGTCCTCCCACTTCTACACCATCATTCCCCACAACTTCGGCCGTAGCCAGCCCCCACCCATCAACTCCCCGGAACTTCTGCAGGCCAAGAAGTATATGCTGCTG GTGCTGGCAGACATCGAGCTGGCCCAGACCCTGTAGGCAGCCCCCGAGGAGACAAAGAAAGTGGAGGAGGTGCCACACCCACTGGACCGAGATTACCAGCTCCTCAAGTGCCAGCTCCAGCTGCTGGACCCAAAGGCGCCTGAGTACAAG GTGATACATCCCTGCTTGGAAAAGACTGGCAGCAAGTACAGTTGCCCTGCACTTCAACATAGTTGGACAGTGAACCGAGAAGGGGAG GGAGATCAGTTCCAGGCCCACGACAAGCTGGGTAATCGGAAGCTACTGTGACACGGCACCAACATGGCTGTGGTGGCCGCCATCCTCACCAGAGGGCTTCGCATCATGCCACATTCTGGTGGCCGTGTTGGCAAAGGCATCTACTTTGCCTTGGAGAACAGCAAGTCAGATGGCAATG TTACTGGCATGTCCTGCGGGGCCCATGACATTGGCTACATGTTCCTGGGTGAGGTGGCAGTGGGCAGAGAGTACCGCATCGCCGTCTATGAGCCCAGCTTGAAGCAGCCACCCCCTGGCTTCGACAGTGTCATTACCCGTGGCCACACAGAGCCTG TTCCAACCCAGGACACCAAGCTAGAGCTGGATGGCCAGCGAGTGGTGGTGCCCCAGGGCCAGCCCATGCCCTGCCCAGAGTTCAGCAGCTCCAGCTTCTTCCAGAGCGAGTATCTCATCTACCAGGAGAGTCAGTGCCGCCTATGCTACCTGCTGGAGGTTCGCCTCTGA
- the RRP9 gene encoding U3 small nucleolar RNA-interacting protein 2, which translates to MSATGAARKRGKPASGAGAGAGAGKLRRKGDSSGDKGKSKGGGKMNEEISSDSETESLVPRRNEEEEAEELEETAQEKKLRLAKLYLEQLKQQEEEKAEAREFEEDQVAGRLKEDVLEQRGRLQKSVAKEIQAPDPADIRILRGHQLSITCLVITPDDLAIFSAAKDCTIIKWSVESGRKLHVIPRAKKGAEGQPSGHSSHVLCMAISSDGKYLASGDRSKLILIWEAQSCQHLYTFTGHRDAVSGLAFRRGTHQLYSTSHDRSVKVWNVAENSYVETLFGHQDAVAALDALSRECCVTAGGRDGTVRVWKIPEESQLVFYGHQGSIDSIQLINEEHMVSGADDGSVALWGLSKKRPLALQREAHGLRGELGLEQPFWVSSVAALLNTDLVATGSHSNSVRLWQCGEGFRQLDLLCDIPLVGFINSLKFSSAGDFLVAGVGQEHRLGRWWRIKEARNSVCIIPLHRAPRPPTAGS; encoded by the exons ATGTCGGCGACTGGGGCGGCTCGCAAGAGGGGAAAGCCGGCCTCGGGGGCCGGGGCTGGTGCGGGGGCCGGCAAGTTGCGGCGAAAG GGCGACTCTTCTGGGGACAAGGGCAAGTCCAAGGGTGGCGGCAAGATGAATGAGGAGATCTCCAGCGACTCGGAGACTGAGAG CCTAGTTCCCAGGAGgaatgaggaggaggaggcggaggagctGGAGGAGACCGCACAGGAGAAGAAGCTGCGCTTGGCCAAGCTCTACCTTGAGCAGCTCAAGCAGCAAG AGGAGGAGAAGGCTGAGGCCCGTGAATTTGAGGAGGACCAGGTGGCAGGGAGGCTGAAGGAGGACGTG CTCGAGCAGAGAGGCCGGCTGCAGAAGTCGGTGGCAAAGGAG ATCCAGGCCCCAGACCCTGCTGACATTCGAATCTTACGGGGCCACCAGCTGTCCATCACATGTTTGGTTATCACCCCTGACGACCTGGCCATCTTTTCTGCCGCCAAAGACTGCACCATTATTAAGT GGAGTGTGGAAAGTGGACGGAAGCTTCATGTGATCCCTCGAGCCAAGAAGGGTGCCGAGGGGCAGCCCTCCGGCCATAGTAGCCATGTCCTCTGCATGGCCATCTCCTCCGATGGCAAGTACCTG GCCTCGGGTGACCGCAGCAAGCTCATTCTCATTTGGGAGGCCCAGAGCTGCCAGCACCTGTACACCTTCACGGGACACCGGGACGCCGTGTCG GGGCTGGCATTCCGCAGAGGCACCCACCAGCTCTACAGCACGTCCCACGACCGCTCTGTGAAGGTGTGGAATGTGGCGGAGAACTCCTACGTGGAGACGCT CTTCGGGCACCAGGATGCTGTGGCTGCACTGGATGCTCTGAGCAGGGAGTGCTGCGTGACTGCCGGGGGCCGGGACGGGACCGTGCGTGTGTGGAAGATCCCCGAGGAGTCCCAGCTTGTCTTCTACGGCCACCA GGGCTCCATTGACAGCATCCAGCTCATCAACGAGGAGCACATGGTGTCGGGTGCAGACGATGG TTCTGTAGCCTTGTGGGGCCTCTCTAAGAAGCGGCCACTTGCCCTGCAGCGTGAGGCCCATGGGCTGCGGGGGGAGCTGGGCTTGGAGCAGCCCTTCTGGGTGTCATCGGTGGCAGCCCTGCTCAACACAGACCTCGTGGCCACAG GCTCTCACAGCAACTCTGTGCGGCTCTGGCAATGCGGGGAGGGCTTCCGGCAGCTTGACCTTCTCTGCGACATCCCCCTG GTGGGCTTTATCAATAGCCTCAAGTTCTCCAGTgctggggacttcctggtggccgGGGTAGGGCAGGAGCACAG GCTTGGCCGGTGGTGGCGGATCAAAGAGGCCCGGAACTCTGTCTGCATCATCCCTCTCCACAGGGCCCCCAGGCCCCCTACTGCTGGCTCCTGA
- the IQCF1 gene encoding LOW QUALITY PROTEIN: IQ domain-containing protein F1 (The sequence of the model RefSeq protein was modified relative to this genomic sequence to represent the inferred CDS: inserted 1 base in 1 codon), giving the protein MGEKDQPKTINEHTKNEPQQNEPILKSLPPAPSPNLEKAEATQENIAATKGVDDANKRLRAIPRTQNRPPISNPEVVKIQAWWRGTLVCSTLLHVALRVWIIQGWWRHKLVKLHENRQRTALENFTRKEWXAVRLQSWVRMWRICWRYCHLLNAARIIQAYWRCHSCASQGFIKGHYRVTANQLHLELEILLGSGPCIVTECIPLPIKQ; this is encoded by the exons ATGGGG GAGAAGGAccagcccaaaacaattaatgaaCACACCAAAAATGAGCCTCAGCAGAATGAGCCGATCTTGAAATCTTTACCGCCAGCACCATCACCGAACTTAGagaaggcagag GCTACACAAGAGAATATAGCTGCAACAAAGGGAGTAGATGATGCTAATAAGAGACTCAGAGCA ATCCCAAGAACCCAAAACAGGCCTCCCATCAGTAATCCAGAAGTAGTAAAGATCCAGGCCTGGTGGCGGGGCACCCTGGTGTGCAGTACACTGCTGCACGTGGCTCTCAGAGTGTGGATCATTCAGGGCTGGTGGAGGCATAAGCTGGTGAAGCTGCATGAGAACAGGCAGCGGACAGCTCTGGAGAACTTTACACGGAAGGAGT GTGCAGTCAGGCTGCAGTCCTGGGTCCGCATGTGGCGCATCTGTTGGCGCTACTGCCATTTGCTCAACGCTGCCCGCATCATCCAGGCCTACTGGAGATGCCACTCCTGCGCTTCCCAGGGTTTCATCAAGGGCCACTACAGAGTCACGGCCAACCAGCTGCATCTCGAACTCGAGATCTTGCTGGGCTCAGGGCCTTGCATTGTGACGGAGTGTATTCCCCTTCCAATAAAGCAGTGA
- the LOC136129495 gene encoding IQ domain-containing protein F5, with amino-acid sequence MGPKVRLMTMGEQKAAVFIQAWWRGTLVRRTLLHMALRVWIIQCWWKQKLVKLQEKRRRTSLEFYARQEWAAVKLQSWFRMWCIRLRYCRLLHAVRIIQVYWRWHSCHTRGFIQGHYDLKENQLNLQLEISLGSQACGVQQCIPLPIKE; translated from the exons ATGG GCCCCAAAGTAAGACTCATGACGATGGGAGAACAGAAAGCGGCTGTTTTCATCCAAGCCTGGTGGCGGGGCACCCTGGTGCGCAGGACTTTGCTGCACATGGCTCTCAGAGTGTGGATCATTCAATGCTGGTGGAAACAGAAGCTGGTGAAGCTGCAGGAGAAGAGGCGGCGGACGTCTCTAGAATTCTACGCGCGGCAAGAATGGGCAGCTGTCAAGCTACAATCCTGGTTCCGCATGTGGTGCATCCGCCTTCGTTACTGCCGTTTGCTCCACGCTGTCCGCATCATTCAGGTCTACTGGCGCTGGCATAGTTGCCATACCCGTGGCTTTATTCAGGGCCATTACGACCTCAAAGAAAACCAACTGAATCTTCAACTTGAAATCTCTTTGGGCTCGCAAGCTTGTGGAGTACAACAGTGCATACCCCTTCCAATAAAGGAATGA